The Methanosarcina barkeri MS DNA window CCGGCTGTGGGTGTAGACCGTTTCGTCAAGACCATGGAAAACTCGACCAGGGGACTGAAAGAGTACAGGTTGATCTTTACAGCTCTTGAACTTGAGGTGTTTGAAGCTCTGAAAACCCCCTTTCAGGCAGGTGAACTTGCCGAAAAAATAGGGCTCGATCCGGTGTTAACTCCCCATTTCTGCGAAGCTCTTGTCAGTCTCGGGCTTTTGGACAGGTTTGAGGAGATCGTTGAGGAAGAGATGACGGAAAAAGAGGGAGAAGAAAAAGAGGGAGAAGAAAAAGAGGGAGAAGAAAAAGAGGGAGAAGAAAAAGAGGGAGAAGAAAAAGTTGAAAAAAGCACGTTTTTGCCCAGGTATGTGAATTCGGAACTTACCGCTACATATCTCCTTAAAGAAAGTCAGTTTTCCCAGCAGCAATACCTTTCCGAAATGTCCAGGAACGCTGTACTCTGGGCCCGTTTGCCCGAGCTTATGAAGAATGGGCCTGTAGTTGTCGATAAAGGTCCCTTTTTCTGGGAGATTATCAGTTGCATGGCTGAAAACACCCGCTGTGGACTGCTCCAGGAAACCGTCAGGACGGTTATGGAAAACGTTGATTTAGGAAAGGTTCGAAAACTTCTGGACATGGGAGGAGGGCACGGGCTCTATTCTATTGCTTTTGCTAAAATGAACGAGCAGCTAAAAGCTTTTGTATTTGACCTTCCCCAGGTAACCATAAAGACGAAGCAATACATTGAAAAATACGGGGCTTCCAATGTGAACGTAATTCCCGGTGATTTCTTTAAAGATGAACTCGGAACCGGGTACGACCTTATATTCTCATCCTTTAACCCTGGTGGCAAGGCTCCCGAACTTATTCCTAAAATTGCTTCAGCCCTGAACGATGGTGGGGTTTTCGTAACTCTGCAGGTCCCGGATGAAAATACGAAATCAGACCCTCTCTTCAGCCTGGACTGGAACCTTTGGACCTTTGAAGACACAAAGAAAGGTAGTACAGGATACTGCTTCGAAAATAGCGTGCCCTTCAATGAATATATCGGGATGCTGGGAGACTACGGACTTGAAGTCTTCAGGACCCTGGACATGAAAGAGGGGTCAAGAATGGTTTTTGCAAAAAAAGCAGGAGTGAACTCAGGGGCGGATGAACAGGAGTAAGAGCCTGATATTGAGTGGATTATTGAGAGGGAAAAAAGTCAGGGACGAAAAAGGGTTATGATTATGAATCTGCTTAAAATCAATGATCTTAAATGCCACTATCTAACTGACGTTGATACCATTAAGGCTGTTGATGGTATTTCTTTTGAGATTAAAGAAGGAGAAATTCTGGGTATTGTTGGAGAATCCGGCAGTGGTAAGACCACCGTTGCCCTCGTGATTATGGGGCTATTACCGGAAAATACAGCTATTTCCGGGGAAATTCTTTACAGGGATGAGCTAATCTCATCTTTGCCTGAACCTGAAATGAACAAATTCAGATGGAAGGATATTGCAATAGTTTTTCAGAATAGCCTTGAGGTGCTGAACCCTGTTATGAAAGTGGGCATTCAGGCAATGGAACCGATGATAAAGCACCTTGATATCAGCCCTGAGAAAGCACAGAGTAAATGTGCGGATCTGTTCAGGACGGTTGGCCTTGATCCTAAATGGATGGATTCATATCCGCATCAGCTATCCGGAGGTATGAGGCAGAGGGTTCTTCTGGCGATGGCTCTTTCATGCGACCCGAAATTGCTGATTCTCGATGAAGTTACTTCTTCCCTTGATGCATTTACCCGTAAGGAAATCAGAGACCTTCTTGTCGACCTTCAGAAGAATAACAGGTATACGATGTTAATGATCTCTCATGATATCACTTTTGTATCTTCTGTGGCATCCAGGATTGCTGTTATGTATTCAGGAAGGGTTGTTGAAACCGGGCCTGTAAGGGATATTCTTGTATCTCCCCGTCATCCTTATACAAGGGGCCTTGTCCACTCGACCCCGGATATTTTTGTTTATAAAGATTTATGGGGAATTCCCGGCGATGCACCTGCAGGGGACGGATTTAAGGGCTGTCCTTTCAGCCCGAGATGTACACAAAAAATCGATATCTGCAGTAAAGTTTCCCCGGTTCTGACGCCGATAGGAGATGGAAGGGAAATTGCATGCCATAGAGGAGGTATAGCAGACGTTCTGGTGGCTAAAAACCTGCGTTTCAGATATCGTCTACCTAATAAAGAATATCTTCAGGCAGTTGATAATGTTAATCTGGAAGTGAGGGAAGGAGAGGTTCTTGCAATTGTCGGCCAGACTGGTTCGGGAAAGTCAACACTTGCACATATCCTTGCAAATGTAATTAGGCCCGAGTGTGGAGAGGTATTGTTTATGGGCAGGAATGTTGTCGGGGAAAGCTATGGAAGCAGGTTCAATGGCATTCAAATAGTATTCCAGGACCCATTCAATTCAACCAGCAACAGGTTTACTGTGCTTGATGCAATCAAGGAGCCTCTTTATATCAATAATATCGGGTCCAATGGAGATAGACTGCAAATGGTTAAAAGTGCCCTTGAACTTGTTCGTCTTCCCAGTACTGACAATTTCCTCAGCAAATATTGCGGTGAACTCAGCGGCGGGCAGAGGCAGAGAGTTGCACTTGCAAGAGCAATGGTTATGGAACCAAAACTTCTTATTGCCGATGAGATAACGTCGGCTCTGGATGTTTCAACCTCTGCAAATATATTGCGTCTGCTAAAGGGCCTTCAGAACAGGAGAGGGTTTGCAATGATATATATTTCACATGATCTTTCCCTGACACTGAAGATTGCTGACAGGATAGCCGTTATGAATTCCGGAAAGATTGTCGAGATGGGGAATTCCCACGACGTTATGCTCTCACCTTCTGATGAGTACACAAAAAGACTTGTGGGTTCAAGAATCGGACTGTGCTGTCATACTCATTAAGAATCATGATCTTTATTCGTATTTACAATTCGTAAATCGGTACAGTTTATTACATTGGGAGCACAGAGTGTCACGAATACCTCGTTCTTTACAGGCTGTTCAGCAATTATTGGTAGTAATAAAAAGTGCTAAAAAAAACAAATAAGATCTTTAAATCAAAAAAGAAGGGGTTCTTTTATTACTGAAGGTAATTGTCGGACAGCTTGTAAGATAGCGTCGTAAAAGTTCAAGATTACCTATAACTTGGTCAATTTTCACGGCATAATTATTAAATTATTTATTCTGTTATAAATTTGTAGAATTGAAGCTCGATGGCTATACATGATTGATTAGAAACTCCAGATCTTTACGACTCTCTCATCACTATATCCAAAATTTAATATATCCTTTAACACAGTTAAGATATGAAGTCCTTACCAATCTTTTTAATACTCATTTTCTTTCTCACGTCTACTGCTTCTGCAACAGTTACTGTATTCCCAACCCCTCTTGGTGCAGGAAATCCTCCAGCAACAGCCCGGGTAAACTGCTCCTGCGGGAATAGTTATATTGATTATACAGCGGTAGCAGTTTCAAGTGATCCACGAACAGTACAATTTAAGGATCTCTCAAAAGGTAATGAGACATATGTCAGATGGAACTTTGGAGATGGAACCTCTCTCGAAGGCACAAATATTACTCCATCACTAAAAAATCCGGTACATACGTTTTCAAAGAATGGCTATTATATTAGTTGTATGACCACCAGGAATAGTTGTTGTGGTCAGAAGTTATGGGTTCATATGACTATTATTATTACTGACGAAAACACGACAGTGCCTTTTAAAGCTCCAATTGCTACTTTTTCGGCAGCTCCAACTTCAGGAGAAGCTCCACTAAAGGTTCAGTTTACTGACAAAAGTACACCATTTCCATATACTGATAAGAATACAGGAATTTCAACTTCATGGAAATGGAGTTTTGGAGATAGCACATATTCAACAGTTCAATATCCTGCACACACTTACAGTAAAGCAGGGAACTATACTGTCAGCTTAACAGTAAAAAATGCTATGGGTAGTGACACTAAAACAATAAAGAACTATATTGTTGCAAACGAGTTGAAAGCTCCAGTTGCTGCTTTTTCGGCATCCCAAACTTCAGGGAAAGCACCTTTAACTGTAAAATTTACTGACAAGAGCGCAGGATCACCAGCTTCATGGAAATGGAGCTTTGGAGACGGTTCAAGTTCATTCGCTCAGAATCCAACGCATAAGTATTCAAAAGCAGGAAAATATACCGTTAGCTTAACAGTCAAGAATGCTAGAGGCAGTAATACAGTAACAAAAACATACTATATAACAGTGATAGATAAACCTACTGCTGCATTCTCTGCGTCTCCAACTTCAGGAAAAACACCTTTAACTGTAAAATTTACTGACAAGAGCACAGGAATTCCGACGAAATGGCAATGGAGTTTTGGAGACGGTTCAAGTTCATTCGCTCAGAATCCGGTTCACAAGTATTCAAAAGCAGGAAAATATACCGTTAGCTTAACAGTAAAGAACGCTAAAGGCAGTGACACTAAAACAATAAAGAACTATATTGTTGCAAACGAGTTGAAAGCTCCAGTTGCTGCTTTTTCAGCATCCCAAACTTCAGGAAAAACACCTTTAACTGTAAAATTTACTGACAAGAGCACAGGAATTCCGACGAAATGGCAATGGAGTTTTGGAGATGGGTCAAGGTCATTCTCTCAGAATCCAACGCATAAGTATTCAAAAGCAGGGAAATATACCGTTAGCTTAACAGTAAAGAATGCTAGAGGCAGTAACACGGTAACAAAAACAGACTCTATAACAGTGATAGATAAACCCACTGCTGCATTCTCTGCGTCTCCGACTTCAGGAAAAACACCTTTAACTGTAAAATTTACTGACAAGAGTACAGGAATTCCGACGAAATGGCAATGGAGCTTTGGAGACGGTTCAAGTTCATTCGTTCAGAATCCAACACATAAGTATTCAAAAGCAGGAAAATATACCGTTAGCTTAACAGCAAAGAATGCTAGAGGCAGTAATACAGTAACAAAAAAATACTATATAACAGTGATAGATAAACCCACTGCTGTATTCTCTGCGTCTCCGACTTCAGGAAAAACACCTTTAACTGTAAAATTTACTGACAAGAGCACAGGAATTCCGACGAAATGGCAATGGAGTTTTGGAGATGGGTCAAGGTCATTCTCTCAGAATCCAACGCATAAGTATTCAAAAGCAGGAAAATATACCGTTAGCTTAACAGTAAAGAATGCTAGAGGCATTAACACGGTAACAAAAACAGACTCTATAACAGTGATAGATAAACCCACTGCTGCATTCTCTGCGTCTCCGACTTCAGGAAAAACACCTTTAACTGTAAAATTTACTGACAAGAGCACAGGAATTCCGACGAAATGGCAATGGAGTTTTGGAGACGGTTCAAGTTCATTCTCTCAGAATCCGGTTCACAAGTATTCAAAAGCAGGAAAATATACCGTTAGCTTAACAGTAAAGAACGCTAAAGGCAGTGACACTAAAACTATGTCTGAGTATATCGTAGTATCCTAAAAATTAATACCTTAAGTTGAAAAACAATATAGGACTTACGAGGTTGAACTAAGAAATCAATAGCATGAAACCCTCAACTGTCTACACCTTTAACCTATTGGCAAAGTTAATTGTGCTTGATTTTGTACTTTGAGTGCGTAAGTCCTACAATAAAACGGAGACTTTTTTATTGCATCGGGATCTTGAAGGGTCACGAGTAACCTATTCGTCACAGGCTGTCCGGGAATTGTCTCCAGTAATAAAATAATTCCTTCTTTTTTGATTCAAAGGTCTTATTTGCTTTCTTTTTAGCACTTTTTTATTACTAACAATAATTGCTGGACAGCCTGTTTAGGTTGGGGTGGCCGCCCGCAATTTGATTTTTAGGCTAGAAGTGGTTTTGTCAGCAGTATTCATTCAATTAACTCCCCTCTATTGCGGGAGTTACAGCATGTAACTATTTTTCAGATAAGCTCTCATTTAGCAACGCGTCCTAATATGTAGCTTACAGAGAGGAAGACGGCAATAGCAAGAATAGCGTAAATGGCAAAAAGCAAAAGTGAACCGTACTTACTCAGGATAGGATTTGTGTTATTTATCTGCTCGTTTGTCGGATACATAATGTCCTGCTTGTCATTGCTGTGATCCAAACCCAGAGCATGCCCCAATTCATGTTTTGCAATGGCGAGCATTGCAGTATCACTATATGGGACCCATTTTCCCCATTGAGAAAATCCAACTCCAAGCGTTATGTCTACGCGTATAAATCGCCCATTGACAATATATGGAATGGCATCACCTGCAACTCTAGGAGGAACACCCTGTTCTTTCTGAAGGTCTTCGACCCATCTTATTCTGATATCAGCTTTTTCGGAATCCACAATTTTAAAAACAGGGGTGTAATCCAGTTTTCCATTTCCTCCTTCTGCCCAGTAATTCAGAGCTTTTTGTACCTGTGTGTAATAGGTAGGACTATAATGTGGAGGAACACTTTTGTTATCTATATATACGGTGATAGGAGAATGATCCCAGGGATGATCTACAATTCTTGGATAATTAAACTCCGAAGCTGCCGGAGCAATGGGCAAAATAAGTACCGTCAACAACAGTAAAAAGAGTAATCTTATTCCATGCATACTGTTTCGGGTAATATGAATCTGCCTCCATATTATTATTAAATGATCCTTATTAATATGATCCTGAGAATTAATAAGATATTATCAACAAAACGCAATTAAAAGCAATTGCTGATCTACACAGGAACTAAGAGCAATCTGCAAAGAAGAAAAGTGAGACTATTGATCTGACTTTATTCTCTCTTTTTGCTTGCTAACCAATTTAAAAGTGAGACAATTGATCTGACTTCAGTCTCTCTTTTTGTTTGTTAACCAATTTAAAAGTGAGACATTAATCTGACTTCAGTCTCTCTTTTTGTTTGTTAACCAATTTGATTCGCTGTTCACAGAGGTCACTTCGCCTATGGTTTTCGTTTGTTCCCCTTCACTACTCCCTTTGCTAATATGTGAACGTACTTTCATGAAGTAAGCCAGGGCTGCAATGGGCAGGGCATAGCCTATTCCATATACTGCCAAATCTGTCTCTTGCGGTTCAAAGATAACGCTCAAGAAATTAACTCCCAGTACGACAATAGTAAGCCCCACGAGGTTTAATTCTAGCTCTTCGATATTGTTTACTTTTACCCATTCTGGTAAAGGTAGCGGCTGTATAAACAACTGGTATAGCCCGAAAGATGTAAGGAAAAGCACCGTACCGACTAAAAAGAGGTGTACAGTCTCCACAATTTCAACAATGATACTCTTCTCTGGACCTTCTTCTGATATTCCGTTAATGAGTTCTCCAATGAAATGAATAATATCTATGCCGCCTTTAACAAATAAGACGCAGGCAGCAATCGCCAGCCCTATCACTGGAATCAACACAAAAAAACGCATTCCTGCAATGAATTTTACAACTTTCATTGGCAGACTCCTGTTTTAAGGAATTTAATAAAAAAGTCTAACCTATCCTTCTTCAATGTAACTTCTCAATCATGGGCCATCTGGTCGAGAGCAGCTGCTATCGCCAGGATAAGTGCACTGTCCTGTCCGGGCTCAATCTCCACACCATAAGTATCTCTTATCCGGAACCATCTTTTTGAGACCTCTGCGACTTTTTCCCTCCCGGCTTCAATCTTATACTCATGGTCTAAAATATTACCCCGGACATCCATCTCAGGTCCATCTACGACTTCAACTTTCCAGCGGTCGCGAAGAGGTGAGATCAGAGCTTTTTTGATCGTTGCAACTGTTTTTCCATCCGCATCCTGGACGCCCATCGTATCCTTTATCCTGAGAAGTTTCTCCTGGAGTTTGTATACCTCATTACCCTGCTCATCCTTGATAATCAGGGTATCACGCAGGCGGAGAGCTTTGCCGTCCACATAGAATTCCCTTTTTCCAGTTTCGTTTTCTATCCGGTAGTCGTCTCCTATAGAAACAAGTTTTTCATGCATTTTGTAGCGTTGTATGCTTTCTTCTCCACGGCCCTTGAGACCGCCCATGATTCGTCTCATCAATAATCACTCCTTTTGTTTACTACATTTACGTACCTTTGAAGGCAGCTTATTTATTCTGTTATTAAATTAGGGAAGATTATACTGTTAGCTTACCGGCCCCAACAACCTGTGACACTGGGCCTTGTTTCCAATTATAGTCTAAGCTATGGCTCTCTTCAGGCTGCCCAGAAATTTTCCCCCACATAAATAAATGAATAAATATGCAGTACTAAATATGTATTATTTTATAATTTTAAAATTTATAATATAAATGAACTTCGTTTTACAAACTGCAGTTAAGCTGCCAGCTATTGATTTCTTATATTCCCATTTTTTATTACATCCTCATTTCCCGCAGATTTCTATTTCAGATAAAGCTTTAACCTTCAGGTGCTTCCGATTCCCTGCAAAAGCTTATCCATTATCTGATCAACTGTAAAGCTTGCCGCTTTCTGGCGTGGAGGAAATTCTTTGAATGTCTCCAGAAAATCTGCCACAACACCCTGGGATGGCACCAGCAGGAACGCGTGGTCCAGTAACCAGTCATAGTAGGTGTTTGAGGTCTGATCCGCCCTCTCATAAGGGTCTGTACGCAGGTTGAATATTTTCGGTATTCGCAGCGGGACAAAAGGTTCAGCCCATACCTGTAATGTACCGGTAGCGCGCTGCTCCATAAAGACCATTTTCCAGTTGTCATACCTGGAGCTACCAGGATACCTGTAATGTACCGGTAGCGCGCTGCTCCATAAAGACCATTTTCCAGTTGTCATACCTGGAGCTACCAGGTCTCCATCGTCAGAGAAGTAAAAGAACCCGATACGTGGAGATTTTTCCTCTTTCCCGGTCAGGTAAGGAAGCAGGTTATAGCCATCAAGATGCACTTTGAAAGTTTTGTCCTCTGCCTTGTAGCCTTTTTTGAGCTTTTCCTTGATATCCGGCTCTCCGGCTGCTGCAAGCAAAGTGGGCAGCCAGTCAAGATGGCTCACAATCTCGTTAGAAACCATGCCTGCCGGAATCTTGCCAGGCCAGCGCATTACTTCAGGCACGCGGAAAGCTCCCTCTCAGCAGGAATTTATCTCATTGCGGAATGGGGTCAGGCTGCATCGGGCCAGGTATTCATATTGGGTCCATTGTCTGTGCTGTAGACAACGATAGTGTCTTCTGCAATGCCCAAGTTCGTCCGGCAAATTCAAAATTACTCCCACCTGCCAGTCATGTTCAATCATGCGGTCATGGTATTCCGATTGCCAGCGCCCGGACTGCCCCTTAATCCTCTGGAATATGTACCCTGAATGCATCCAGGGTGTATTTAACCAGACAAAAAACGGTTTTCCAGCCGCATGCTTGCGTTTGATAAAATCAATGGCCGCATCCAGAAATTCCAGATCTACGGTTTCCATGCGTTTTCTGGTCAGCGGGCCGGTGTCCTCGATGCGACCGTCGGCATAGCTGTGGATTACACCCCTTGGGCCATAGTTTTTCCGGAAATTGGGATAATCTTTCTCAGAGGGATAGTCAGGTTTTTCCGGTTCCTCTTCAGCATTCAGGTGGTAGAGATTGCCATAAAATTCATCGAAACCATGGTTAGTGGGCAGATATTCGTCCAGGTCTCCAAAATGGTTCTTTCCAAACTGTCCTGTGGCATAACCCAGCGGTTTCAGCAGTTCGGCGATTGTAGGGTCTTCGGGATGAATTCCCTCTCTGGCTCCTGGTATTCCCACCTTGCTCAATCCTGTACAATACGCTCTGTCCTGTGATGAAAGCTGCTATCCCAGCAGTACAGCTCTGTTTCCAGTAAGAGTCTGTAAATCTGATACCTTCGTTTGCTATCCTGTCAATGTTTGGTGTTCTATATCTCATCAGCCCATCGCTGTAGCAGCTAAGGTTGGTGATTCCGATGTCATCTCTCCAGATGACCAGTATATTTGGTTTCTTTTCTTCCATTCTTATTCCCTCCAAATAGAATGGTTTATGGCTCGGTCGTTTATGGCTCGGTCGGCAATTTAAAGCAACCTTCCGAAATTTGATAGATAAAGTTAATTTTTTTCTTCGCTATACCCCGTTTATCTCACAATCGCATAATTTATCCATACTGCGGAACCCTTTGCTTTACCTAATTCTCGTTTCTCCTTTCGCGTTAGTTTTCCTTAGACCATGACAACGTTTAAACTTTCGGCCGCTGCCACAGGGACAGGGATCATTGCGCCCTGCCCGGGAGAAAGCATCTTCCAGAGCCATAATTCTCATAACTTCCGAAACCGGATAACCCCTGCGAATTAAGCCGGTCAGAATCTGTATCGGAAAGTCGATATGTCGGAAGAAAGCTTTCCAGCCCTCGCATAGGTAGTTCAGTCCGGTTTCTCCGGCAGGAGTGGTAAGGAAGCGGTTTTTAGGGCATTCTCCCTGGCAGGCAAAAAGTACCTCACATTCCCGGCATACCTGTGGGAGATTGTCGCGTTTGTTCTGTCCGAACCTGTACTGCTTTTCCAAAGCAGCAAGCTCAG harbors:
- a CDS encoding alkaline phosphatase family protein; its protein translation is MPEVMRWPGKIPAGMVSNEIVSHLDWLPTLLAAAGEPDIKEKLKKGYKAEDKTFKVHLDGYNLLPYLTGKEEKSPRIGFFYFSDDGDLVAPGMTTGKWSLWSSALPVHYRYPGSSRYDNWKMVFMEQRATGTLQVWAEPFVPLRIPKIFNLRTDPYERADQTSNTYYDWLLDHAFLLVPSQGVVADFLETFKEFPPRQKAASFTVDQIMDKLLQGIGST
- a CDS encoding sulfatase-like hydrolase/transferase, translated to MGIPGAREGIHPEDPTIAELLKPLGYATGQFGKNHFGDLDEYLPTNHGFDEFYGNLYHLNAEEEPEKPDYPSEKDYPNFRKNYGPRGVIHSYADGRIEDTGPLTRKRMETVDLEFLDAAIDFIKRKHAAGKPFFVWLNTPWMHSGYIFQRIKGQSGRWQSEYHDRMIEHDWQVGVILNLPDELGHCRRHYRCLQHRQWTQYEYLARCSLTPFRNEINSC
- a CDS encoding dipeptide ABC transporter ATP-binding protein, yielding MNLLKINDLKCHYLTDVDTIKAVDGISFEIKEGEILGIVGESGSGKTTVALVIMGLLPENTAISGEILYRDELISSLPEPEMNKFRWKDIAIVFQNSLEVLNPVMKVGIQAMEPMIKHLDISPEKAQSKCADLFRTVGLDPKWMDSYPHQLSGGMRQRVLLAMALSCDPKLLILDEVTSSLDAFTRKEIRDLLVDLQKNNRYTMLMISHDITFVSSVASRIAVMYSGRVVETGPVRDILVSPRHPYTRGLVHSTPDIFVYKDLWGIPGDAPAGDGFKGCPFSPRCTQKIDICSKVSPVLTPIGDGREIACHRGGIADVLVAKNLRFRYRLPNKEYLQAVDNVNLEVREGEVLAIVGQTGSGKSTLAHILANVIRPECGEVLFMGRNVVGESYGSRFNGIQIVFQDPFNSTSNRFTVLDAIKEPLYINNIGSNGDRLQMVKSALELVRLPSTDNFLSKYCGELSGGQRQRVALARAMVMEPKLLIADEITSALDVSTSANILRLLKGLQNRRGFAMIYISHDLSLTLKIADRIAVMNSGKIVEMGNSHDVMLSPSDEYTKRLVGSRIGLCCHTH
- a CDS encoding YqhA family protein, with protein sequence MKVVKFIAGMRFFVLIPVIGLAIAACVLFVKGGIDIIHFIGELINGISEEGPEKSIIVEIVETVHLFLVGTVLFLTSFGLYQLFIQPLPLPEWVKVNNIEELELNLVGLTIVVLGVNFLSVIFEPQETDLAVYGIGYALPIAALAYFMKVRSHISKGSSEGEQTKTIGEVTSVNSESNWLTNKKRD
- a CDS encoding PKD domain-containing protein; protein product: MKSLPIFLILIFFLTSTASATVTVFPTPLGAGNPPATARVNCSCGNSYIDYTAVAVSSDPRTVQFKDLSKGNETYVRWNFGDGTSLEGTNITPSLKNPVHTFSKNGYYISCMTTRNSCCGQKLWVHMTIIITDENTTVPFKAPIATFSAAPTSGEAPLKVQFTDKSTPFPYTDKNTGISTSWKWSFGDSTYSTVQYPAHTYSKAGNYTVSLTVKNAMGSDTKTIKNYIVANELKAPVAAFSASQTSGKAPLTVKFTDKSAGSPASWKWSFGDGSSSFAQNPTHKYSKAGKYTVSLTVKNARGSNTVTKTYYITVIDKPTAAFSASPTSGKTPLTVKFTDKSTGIPTKWQWSFGDGSSSFAQNPVHKYSKAGKYTVSLTVKNAKGSDTKTIKNYIVANELKAPVAAFSASQTSGKTPLTVKFTDKSTGIPTKWQWSFGDGSRSFSQNPTHKYSKAGKYTVSLTVKNARGSNTVTKTDSITVIDKPTAAFSASPTSGKTPLTVKFTDKSTGIPTKWQWSFGDGSSSFVQNPTHKYSKAGKYTVSLTAKNARGSNTVTKKYYITVIDKPTAVFSASPTSGKTPLTVKFTDKSTGIPTKWQWSFGDGSRSFSQNPTHKYSKAGKYTVSLTVKNARGINTVTKTDSITVIDKPTAAFSASPTSGKTPLTVKFTDKSTGIPTKWQWSFGDGSSSFSQNPVHKYSKAGKYTVSLTVKNAKGSDTKTMSEYIVVS
- a CDS encoding methyltransferase produces the protein MKVKNELMDTPAVGVDRFVKTMENSTRGLKEYRLIFTALELEVFEALKTPFQAGELAEKIGLDPVLTPHFCEALVSLGLLDRFEEIVEEEMTEKEGEEKEGEEKEGEEKEGEEKEGEEKVEKSTFLPRYVNSELTATYLLKESQFSQQQYLSEMSRNAVLWARLPELMKNGPVVVDKGPFFWEIISCMAENTRCGLLQETVRTVMENVDLGKVRKLLDMGGGHGLYSIAFAKMNEQLKAFVFDLPQVTIKTKQYIEKYGASNVNVIPGDFFKDELGTGYDLIFSSFNPGGKAPELIPKIASALNDGGVFVTLQVPDENTKSDPLFSLDWNLWTFEDTKKGSTGYCFENSVPFNEYIGMLGDYGLEVFRTLDMKEGSRMVFAKKAGVNSGADEQE
- a CDS encoding LURP-one-related/scramblase family protein; its protein translation is MRRIMGGLKGRGEESIQRYKMHEKLVSIGDDYRIENETGKREFYVDGKALRLRDTLIIKDEQGNEVYKLQEKLLRIKDTMGVQDADGKTVATIKKALISPLRDRWKVEVVDGPEMDVRGNILDHEYKIEAGREKVAEVSKRWFRIRDTYGVEIEPGQDSALILAIAAALDQMAHD
- a CDS encoding matrixin family metalloprotease — protein: MPIAPAASEFNYPRIVDHPWDHSPITVYIDNKSVPPHYSPTYYTQVQKALNYWAEGGNGKLDYTPVFKIVDSEKADIRIRWVEDLQKEQGVPPRVAGDAIPYIVNGRFIRVDITLGVGFSQWGKWVPYSDTAMLAIAKHELGHALGLDHSNDKQDIMYPTNEQINNTNPILSKYGSLLLFAIYAILAIAVFLSVSYILGRVAK